CGGAGGCCCGCGAGGACGTACGGCCCTATATGGAGAAGCTCGCCGAGGGCCGAGCCTTCTTCCGGGCGGAGCTCGAGCGGGAGCGCGCGGCGGGAGGCTGACGCTCACCACAGCCCGTGGGCGCGCAGCAGCGCTCCGAGCGGGGTGTCTCCCCGCTGGTACGCACCGAAGAGCTTCGTGGCCGCCTCCACCGTGGGGTTGGCCCAGGCCTTCCACTCGCGCCCCTCGAGGAGCGTGGTCCCACAGTGGATGAGCGAGGCGCGGACCTCCCCGGCGGACCCGAGCGGGACGTTGTCGAAGGGGAGCGGGTTCTGGCTGGTGAGGAAGACCTGCCGGGCACCGAGCCCGCGCAGGCAGGCCTCGACGAGGCGGGGGTGCAGGCCGTTGGCCAGCTCGTCGGCGATGACGAAGTCCTCGTTGACGTCCAGGTAGTACAGGAAGGACAGCAGCCGCTTGTGCCCGAAGCCCAGCCGCTTCTGGGGGACCTCCGTGCCGTCCCGCCCGGTGAAGGTGAAGCCGAAGCGGCCGAACTCCAGCCGCCCGCCGTCCTCGTAGTTCCGCTTCTCCACCAGCTCCACGCGGAACCTCCCCGTGGCGAACCCCGCCAGGGTGACGAAACGTGCCAGGAAGCCGCGCTCCACGTCCTCGGGGCGGATGTCGACGGCGCCGGCCACGGCCTCGCGCTCCACCCGCTCCCGGAGCAGTCCCGGCAACCACGTGGGCAGTGACATCAGCCCGAGGGGGAACACCTCGTCGCCCCGCACCGCCATGCCGTACTGGAGCTTGCCGATCCGCTCGAACATCCCGAGCGCCTCGTCGAAGCGCGCGGGCGCGAGCAGGAAGGTGCGGCGCAGCAGCTCCTTGAGCCGGTCCTTCACCTCGGGCTCGAGCCGCTGGGCCGTCATGAAGAGGACGATCCACACGGTGCGATCCAACAGCGACCACCCCATGGACTGAGCGTAGGCGGGTTGCCCGTCCACCTCCCAGACCACGCCCGAGGCATCCGCGCGCATCACCAGCACGGAGGAGGGCGCGTCGAGCTGGAGGACCAGCTCCATGAAGGGCTCGAGCCGCGTCTCCTCCTTGGGAATGTGGAGTGGCATGAGCGCCGAGCCTTCGCCCGGCTCTTCCTCCATCAGGCGCCGCGGATAGGCGGAGAGCGGCTCGTTGCGCACGCGGAGGCGCAGCTCCATGCCCGGGAAGGCGAGGGAGTATTCGAGGGAGAACTCCTCGTGGATGAGCTCGGAGAAGTCCGAGGAGAGAGCACGGGAGAGCAGGTCCAGCAGCATCGTCCTGCCGGTGCCGTTCTCGCCCAGCACCAGGTTGAACGATGGGCTGAACACGAGCTCGGTGCCGGGCGCGACGTTCCGATACCTGTGGACCTTGAGCTTCGTGAGCTTCATGGCGGGCTCTCTGAGAAAAACCGCGCACCGTGCCACCCCTCATCCAGAGAGCCAAGTGACACTTCACACGCGTTTACAGTCAGTAATCAGAAAAATTCCTGAAAAACATCAAATCGTCTTGCTCGTGCATCAGTACGTATGTCAAGAAAGGTCCTTCTTCTTCCGAGAGGTGTCGAGGTGAGGAACCGTTTCTCGAAGACGTTCTGCGCGGTGTGGCTGGGTGCGAGTCTGGCCGCCTGCGGTTCGATGCAGGAGGGCGAGGCGCCCGTGGGTTCGGGCGATGACTCGGACATCCAGTCCGCGCTGGCGCGCATCAAGGGCGCGCAGGTGCTGGGTACCGAGGACGGGGTTCCCTACGCCCTCCGGGGTGAGTTCGGCCAGGCGACGCAGGTGCCGGGCGCGCTGCGCGCGGGGACGGAGCTCGACGTACGTGCTTCGCTGAGCCTCGTGGCCCCGGTGTTCCGGCTGAACGAGAACGATCTGGTGCTCAGGCGCACCTCGGTGGACGCGAGCGGCCACCGGCACCTGCGCTTCCAGCAGACGAAGAACGGCCTGAAGGTGGTGGGTGGCGAGCTGGTGCTGCACGTGGACGCGGCGGGCAAGGTGTACGCGGCCAACGGCTCGGCCCGGGATGGCGCGAAGGTGTCCGCCGAGGCGAAGGTGGCGCCCGAGGCCGCGCTGAAGGTGGCCGCGGAGGGCTCGTCGGCGCGCTTCGCCGCCGCCCAGGGTGAGGCGAAGCTGGTCTACCTGCGCTCCGAGGGCAGCCAGGAGCCGCGGCTGGCCTACGAGGTGCGCGTGAAGGGCGAGCGCGAGGGCATGCCCGCCGATGATCTCGTCTACGTGGACGCGCAGCGCGGGGGCATCCTGCTGGTCAACCCGCTCATCCACTCCGCGCTCAACCGCAAGGTGTACTCGGCCAACAACGGCTCGAGCACGCCGGGTACCCTCAAGCGCAGCGAGGGCCAGGCGGCCATCGGCGACAACCACGTCGACACCAACTACGACCGGTTGGGCGACACGTACAACTGCTACAAGACGCTGTTCGGCCGCGACTCGTTCGACAACGCGGGCGCCACGCTCATCAGCACCGTCCACTACGGCTCCAACTACGTCAACGCCTACTGGGACGGCACCCAGATGGTGTACGGCGACGGCGATGGCGTGGACTCCGTCGAGCTGGGCCTGGATCTGGACGTGACCGTCCACGAGCTGACCCACGCGGTGACGGACAGCGAGTCGGACCTCATCTACTCGGGTGAGTCCGGTGGCCTCAACGAGTCCATGTCCGACATCTTCGCCGGCGTGTGCGAGAGCTGGACGCGCAACTGGGCCGTGGACGCGGACGTCTTCAAGATCGGCGAGGACATCTGGACGCCGGGCACCGCGGGTGACGCGCTGCGCTACATGGACGACCCGGCCAAGGACGGCGTCTCGCTCGACTCCTACGCGGACTACGCCGGCCAGGACGTGCACTACAGCTCGGGCATCAGCAACCTGGTGTTCTCGCTGCTGTCCAAGGGCGGCACGCACCCGCGCGGCAAGTCCAGCAACGTGGTGCCCGCCATCGGCCCGGAGAAGGCCGGCCACATCTTCTACAAGGCCAACACGGACCTCTTCACCGCCAGCACCACCTTCGAGCAGGCCAAGACGTACACGGTGCAGGCCGCCGAGGCGCTCTACGGCGCGGGCTCGGCCGAGGCCGCCGCGGTGAACGAGGCCTGGAAGGCCGTGGGCGTGCCGCCTCCTCCGCCGGTGGTGGACCCGCTGGCCAACAACGTGCCGGTGAGCAACCTCTCCGGCAGCTCCGGCAACAAGAAGTACTACGCGCTCGAGGTGCCCGCGGGCCAGCCCAGCCTGTCGTTCGAGATCAGCGGCGGCACGGGTGACGCGGACCTGTACGTGCGCTACGGCTCGGTGCCGAGCTCCAGCACCTACGACTGCCGTCCGTACAAGAGCGGCAACGCGGAGGTCTGCACCTTCACCAACCCGCAGGCGGGCACCTGGTACGTGATGCTCAACGCCTACTCGGCGTACTCCGGCGTGACGCTCAAGGGCGCCTACAGCACGGGCGGTGGCGGTGGCACCGGCACGCCGGTGACCGAGACGGCCAGCGGCTCCGTGGCCCGGCGTGAGCTGGACAACTTCGGTCCGTACAGCGTGCTGGCCGGCTCCACCTTCAAGGTGACGATGACGGGCTCGGGCAATCCCGACCTGTACGTCCGCTTCGGCGCGGCGCCCACCACCAGCAAGTACGACTGCCGTCCGGCCGCCTCCGGTGCCTCCGAGACGTGCACGGTGACCGTGCCGGAGGGCCAGAGCAGCGCGTACATCATGGTGCGCGGTGCCTCCGCGGGTACCTACAACCTGACCATCAACTACACCAAGCCGTAGTTCCGGCTGGCGTCAGTCGAGGTTGAGCGGCGGGCGGCTCTCCGGAAGGGGGCCGCCCGTCGTGCTTCATCCGGCGTGTTGGAGCCGCACGTTGCCGGGGAGCTGGCGCAGCAGGTTCATCAGCCGGAGCGACGAGTGGAGGCTGCCCTGGGTCTCCCAGGGATCGATCTTGTCTCCACCGTTGGTGAACTGGGGCGAGAGCACGAAGACGCGCACCCGGGCCCCTCTCATCATCGTGTGGAAGCGCGGGTCGCGCAGCAGGCCACCGCTCAGCCGCAGCTGGGGCGCGGGCTGGAAGTAGTCCAGGTCCAGGGAGAGCCAGTCCGCACCGGTCGCGCCGGGCTTGTCGAGCACCCGCCGCCAGTGCAGCTCCGTGGTGTCCACGAACCAGGGCACCAGGGTGGAGAAGCCCACGTCCCGGCCCGTCATCGTGGACGTCTGCTCGGCCTTCGCCGTGGTGAAGAAGACGTCCTCCTCGGTCAGCACGGGGGCCGAGCCCTCTGGCCGCTTCAGCCCCTCGATGAGCTTCCACCAGGTGGCCGCCTGCTGCGGCGTGCGCGCCTCCAGGAAGCCGTCCTTGCACCAATCGGAGTGACGGTCCGCGTGGAAGAGGCCTCGCGGCAGCTCACCCGTCGCCCGGTAGTGGTAGAGGGCCACGTCGAGCATGTGGTGGTCGCGGAGCACGTAGTCGGCCTGACCGGAAGGAGCCCTCATCACCAGGACGGTGCCCCGCATCACCGAGTCGACGTCGTGCATCGTGAGCGTCCCACGCCACGCGCGCTCCTCGAAGGCGAGCTGCTGTCCCTCGTAGGGCCGCTCGCCCGCGTCTCCGACCACCTCTTCCGGGCCGGACCACCGGTGCACCTTGCGCTCGAAGCGCTCCGCCTCTCCGTCCTCGAGGACCTCGCGGGCGACCTGCCGGATGTCGCTCGGCAGGCCAGGGCCGGGAATCTCCGGGGAGAAGCCGCCCGTCCGGCCGGGGCCCGCCACCGCGCGGAGCTGGAACGCATAGGCCGCGTCGGTGGGCTTCTTCCACTCGGAGTACCGGATGAGCACGGGGTTTCCCTCTCGATGGCCGCCTGCCTGGTGGCCAGAGGGGCTCGGCGGCTCGGGCGGTAGATGACCGGGAACACCGGCGCCGTCACGGAAATTGCGCGGCCCCGCCGCCTCTAACCCGCCAGACCCTGGAGATCCTCGATGATGCCCTGGTGCAGCCGGCGCCGCTCCGTCGAGACGAAGAAGTGGTCATTGCTCGGCAGCATGCGCAGGCGGAAGCCGACGTTGGTCTCCCGGCACCAGGCCTGGGCCTCGGCGGGGCTGACCTCCGGATCCCCCTCGGCGCCGAAGGCCGAGATGGGCACTTCCAGCGGGGGCTCGCTCGTGTACTGGTAGCTCTCGGCGACACTCATGTCCGCGCGCAAAGCGGGCAGGACCTCCTGCTGGAAGTCCTCGCTGGCGAGCACCTCCCGGGGCAGGCGGTACCGGGTGCCGATCCGCGCCAGGAACTCCGCGTCCGGCAGGTGGCTGACGGGAGGTGGGAGCTCCCCCCGGATGAACAGCGCCGGGCTGGCCGCGAGGAAGAGGCGCAGCGGCATCGGCTCCCCGGCGCGGCGCAGCAGGCGCGTCAGCTCGAAGGCGATGTTGCCGCCGAAGCTGTGCCCGAAGAAGGCGGCGGGCATCTGATTGAGGAAGGGGCGCATCATGCCCGCCAGCTTCTCGATCAGCTCGGTGAAGTGGGTGATGGGGGCCTCGCTACGGCGGCTGGCCCGTCCTGGCAGCTCGATGGGGCAGACCTCGATGAACGAGGGGAGCTGGGTGGTCCATAGCCGGAAGATGGAGGCATCTCCTCCCGCGAAGTGGAAGCAGAACAGACGCAGGCTCGCCTGTGGGCGCGGCTCGGGACAGGTGACCCAGCGGCGGTAGACGGGGGGAACGCGCATGCGGGTGGGACCATGCTCCGCAGTGCGGGCCGTCGCGTCAATCCCCCGGTGGGGCACATTCGAGCACGACTTCCAGGGCTCTCGGAGGTCTCCTGGACACGGGTGTCGGCTGGTCCACGGAACGGGTGCACGGCAACCACCGGTATTTCTTCTCAAGATCTGAGGATTTTCGCTCCCCCTGTCTGTGGATTCGCGGACGTGCAAACCATTGCGCGGACCTTCTGGGGGCCAGCTCGTGTGTCAGTCCTCCACCACGACCGTGATGGGCTGGCTCACCTGGGGACGGTGCACCATGGCCGCGGTGATGACGTGCTGGCCGGGCCTCAGGCTCCAGCGGAACTCGTGCGGGTACGTCACCGTGGCCACGGGCACTCCGTCCACCAGCCACACGATGGGCTCCGTACTGGGCGTCACGTCCGCCGCCAGCCGCAGCGTCGACGCCGACGCGGGCGTGTCCGGATCGTAGAGCAGCCGCACCGTGCCTCTCGGCTCGCGGATGGCCACCCTGGGCTCCAACTCCTCGGGCCGGCCCGGGCACAGCGGGCTCTCCCGCAGCGGCGCGATGTCCAGGTGCTGCCGCCGCGCCCACTGCTCGTACTCCTCCGGCAGCGCCAGCATCACCCGTGTCACCACCTCGCGCTCCGGGCAGGTGGGGCCCGCCCGCATTCCATTGCGCCGGTCCAGCCGGACGCGCGCGTGGAAGGGGCAGCTCTCCGTGGGGGCCGTGCCCGGGACGAACCACTCGCTCTTGCGGTGGGGGCAGTCCTGCCCCGCCAGCCGGCCCGACAGCGGGCACACGTCGATGGCCAGCGAGCCCGAGGGCGGAGGGAAGGTGTCCAGCACGGGCCGGTACGGGCGCCACCCGGGCATCACCGCGTCGAGAATCTCGTGCACCGCGCCGGCCGCTCCGAGCAGTCCGCCCAGGCCGTTCATCCGGCGCCAGTCGTGGTTGCCCACCCAGACGGCCACGAGCAGCCGGTCGCTGAAGGCCACTGCCCAAGCGTCGCGGTAGCCCTGGCTGGTGCCCGTCTTCACCGCCACGGCATACGGGTAGTCCAGCGCGCTGCCCGAGGGGAACGTGGGCCTCCGGGCCAGCGGGTCCGAGAGGATGTGGCGCACCAGCTGCGCCGACTCGCGCGTCATCAGCCTGCGCGGGGGCACCACCGGCTCGTCGATGAAGCGCCTCGGGGAGCGCGTCTCTCCCTCGTGCGCGAGCACCAGGTACAGCTTCGCCAGCTCCTCCAGGGTGACGTGCAGGTTGCCCACCGCGAGCCCCAGGCCATAGTGGTCCGGCTCGTAGGAGATGCCGCCCACGTCCGCCTTCGCGAGGAAGCGCAACGTCGGCTCCACTCCGACCTGCTCCAGCACCCGCAGGGCGGGGATGTTGCGCGAGTTGCCCAGCGTCTCGCGCAGCAGCATGGGCCCCAGATAGGTGTGGTTGACGTTCTCCGGCAGATAGGACCGGCCGCTCTCCGTCCTCATGTCCATGGGCGTATCCGCCAGCTCGGTGGCGGCGGTGACGATGCCCTTCTCCAACGCCAGTCCATAGATGAAGGGCTTGAGCGTGGAGCCCGGCGAGCGCCGCTGCTTCACGAAGTCGATGGCCCCCCGGTGCTCCTCGCTGAAGAAGTCCCGGGAGCCCACGTACGCGAGGATGTCTCCCGTCTCCGTGTCCAGTACCAGCGCGGCGGTGTTGCCCGCCCCCGCGCCATCGAGCCGGTCCAGGTTCCTCTGGAGGATGCGCGCCACCTTCGATTGGATCTCCAGATCCAACGTGGCCGTGGAGATGGGCTGGGAACGGGCCCGGGCCAGCTCGCTCCACTCCAGCACCGCGTGCAGCGCCTCCGGCATGCGCTGGGGCCGGGGCACCAGGCCCAGGTCCGCCCGCAGTGCCTGCTCCAACTCCTCGTGCGAGAAGGCGCCCCGCGCGTGCAGGGCGCGGAGGATGCGGTGGCTGCGCTTGAGAGCCCGCCGCAGGCCATCCTCGGCGTACGGGTTCATCCGCCCGGGGAGCTGCGGCAGGCCCGCGAGGAACGCGGCCTGGGCCCAGGACAGGTCCTCCACTGGCTTGTCGAAGTAGAGGCGCGCGGCGCGCACCACCCCGTGCACCCGGTTTCCGTAGGGTGCGATGGCCAGGTATTGGCGCAGCACCTTCTCGTGGCCGTGCTCGCGCACGAGCAGCAGCGCCTCCACGGCCTCGCGCGCCTTGCGCCAGAGGTGGCGCCCTCCGGGCGTCTGCATCCGCGCCACCTGCATGGCCAGCGTGGAGGCCCCGGAGATGACGCGCAGGTTGCGCGCGTTCTGCAACAGGGCCCGCCCCACCGACGGCAGGTACACGCCCGGGTGCTCGTAGAAGTGCCGATCCTCCGTGACGAGCGTGGCCTGGACGATGCGCTCGGGCAGCACGTAGGGCACCGGCCAGTAGCCGAGCTCCCCGCCCGCTCCGGGCACCTCGCCCAGGTACGCGCCCCGCCGGTCCAGCACGAGGCGCGAGGGCTCGTAGGTGAGCAGCCCGTCCTGGAGGCTGGAGGCGAACCACACACCCGCTCCCAGCACCACCAGGACGAGCGCGGCCACCACCCGCCCGCGTGTCCACCTACTTCTCATGCTCTCCCTTCACGAGGATGCGCAGGCCCTCGCCGCGGCCGCGCACCGACTCGCGGTACATCAGCTCGGCCCAGGGCGCCGGGTGCACGAAGGAGCCCTCGGTGGCGGCGCGCACCCGGAAGTGGAAGGTGTGCGTGCCCCGCGGCATCCGCAGGAAGTAGTAGCGCACCTCGTGGTCCAGCCGCTGCACGTAGGCCGGCGTGAGCGAGTCCGCTTGCGACGGCTTCGCGTCCGACGAGGCGTTCGCCAGCTCCGGGTTGAGCGGCTCGAGGCCCGCGGCGAAGGGCACCACCAGCGCCACGTGGTTGCGCTCCTCCTCGGTGACGACGCGCGCGTGCAGCTCCAGGATGTCGCCCACCTTCAGGTCCTTCGCGTCCCCGGCCTTGTCGTCGAAGTGCGTCTGCTCGGAGCCATCCGCGTGCAGCCAGGTGGCGCCACGCGAGACGATGAAGCCCTGCTTGAGCGGCGTCACCTTGTCCCCTGGCGTGGCCGGCACGTATTGAGCCTCGACCCGCATGCCCACCGGGCCGCCCTTCACCGTGGCGGACAGCTGCGCGTCACTGGCCACCTCCGCCCGGGCCGTCTTCGTGTTCTTGTCCACCTGGAGCGTGGCTCCCGAGGACAGCGTCACGGTGGTGTCCGGCACGGTGGGCTTCGCCTTCTCCATGTACAGCGCCAGCGCGGCGATGGCCCGGCGGTTCTCGAAGGTGCTGCCGAAGCCCACCTCCGCGTTCGCGTAGGAGAGGAGCGCGTCGCGCAGCTGGTCGAGCCGCTGCTCGGCCGGGTCGAGCCGCACCAGCGCCTCGAAGACGGCCGCCACGCTGGAGGGCCGCGAGCTGAGGAAGCCGTAGTCCCCCCACGAGGCACGGCGCCAGTTGAGCCCCTCGAAGACGGGCTTGCCCTTGCTCAGCTTGATGATGACGCTGTCCCACAGCTCCTTGCGCAGCACCTCCAGGTTGTTGCGGTACACCATGGGCTGCGCGGACATGGTGGTGGCCAGGTCCGCCAGGCTCTGGATGTCCAGGCGCTCGCGCAGCTGGAAGAGGTCGATGAGGTAGTGCTCGTCCAGCGAGCCCACGCGGGTGAGGGCGCGCAGCGCGGAGATCTGCTGGCTGTACCGCCACTCCTGCACGAGCCCCGGGTAGTCGCTGCGCAGCACGCGCTTGAGGCCCTCCACCGCGCGCGTCTGGAGCTTCTCGTCCACCTTCAGGCCCGCGCGCCGCGCCGCGTCCAGGAACTCCACCGCCTGCGCCGTCACCTGCACATCGCCCGGTCCTCCCGGCCAGAAGGCGAAGAGGCCCTGCTCGTCCTGGTACTGGCCCATCTCCTCCTGGATGCGCTGGACGTGCCCGGAGATCTGCTTGCCGAAGGGCGTCTTCACCGTCAGCTCGCGTAGCACCGCCGCCTGCGCCACGTCCGGATACAGCTGCGACAGCTTCTGCTCGAGACAGCCGTGCGGGTACTCGGCCAGGTACTCCAGGCCGGACACCAGCTCCAGCACTCCGGGGATGGAGGTGATGAGCACCTCCTGGGAGGCGGTTCCCGGACGGGCCGGCTCGGGCAGCGCCTTGAGCTGCGTGGTGCCCGCCTTCAGCGTGTCGAAGTACGCGAAGTGCTCCACCGAGCGGTCCGGCAGCACGGGCAGCTGCACCTCGAAGGCATCTCCGGCCTTGTCCGACTTGCGCTCGATGTCCACCCGCACCTTGAGCGTCTGCGGCTCGGACACGTCCGCGTTCTTCACGGTGATGGGCGTGACGAAGCTCATGGCCCTGTTGGCCTGCAGCTCCACGTTCTGACTGAGCGGCTGGAGGTCCGCCGGGCCCGACACCTTCACCGCCACCGAGCCGGGGCCACCGCTGCCCTCGACCACCCGTCCCACCGCGCCGCCCCAGAAGCGGTCTCCCTGGCGCACGAAGCGGGGGAGCTGCGGCTGCACCAGCACCGGCAACCGCACGCGCAGCACCGTCTGCTTGTAGCCGAAGCGCTGCAGCCCGGAGATGGCCACCGCGCGCACCCGGAAGTTGGTGAGGTCGTCCGACAGCGGCACCTGCACCGTCAGCTTGCCGGACGCCGGCACCTGTAGCGTGGCCTGGTAGTACGGCACCGTCTGGAAGTTCTTGCGCACCACGCGCTTGCTTCCACCCTCCATCTCCTCTTCCTCGCTGCCGTCACCGCCGGGCTCCTCCTCCTGCTCGAAGAGCTTGCCCACCAGGCTGTTGCGCGTGTCCCGCAGCGTGGTGCCGCGCGTGTTCTCCTTGATGAGCTCGTCGAGCGGGTTGAGCGTCCCCTCCGGCGCCAGTGACAGCACGGCCTCGTCCACCAGCCACAGCGTCACCTCGCCGGCCAGCGGCTTGCCCTGATCGTCCTTGAGGGTCAGCTCCACGGGAACGGTGGCCCCCGGGCGAGTCGTCTCCGGGTGCTTGAGCTCCACCGCCACCTGGTTGCGCACCGGCTCCACCTTCACGTCCACCGACGCCCCGAGCGTCTGCGGCCGGTAGCGCGCGTCATCCTTGTCGCCCTCGCCCAGGCGGCCTCGCATCAGCGCCACGTGCACCGGAACGTTGGGCACGTGCTGCGCCCGGATGGCCAGCTCGTGCACTGCCTTGCCACCGGACACCTCGTGCCACGTGTACGTGTTGCCGCCCGGCTCCTCCACCACCACCAGCGCGCGGCCCTCCTGGAAGGGGCTCTGGATGATGAGGCGCGCCGTCTCGCCCGGCTTGTACGCGTCCTTGTCCGGGGTGAGCCCGAAGACACCCTGGCGCGACTTCTGCCAGGCGATCGGCGTCTGGCCTCCCACGTACAGGTCCGCCGACAGCGTCTGCACCCGGCCCAGCTTGTCGCGCGCCACCAGCTCCACCATGTACACGCCGGACTCCTTCAGCTCGAAGGGCGGCGAGACGGGCTTCTCCTCGGTGGTGATGAGCTTCTCCGCGAGCTTCACGTCCTCCTGCTCGGTGACGTACTTCGCCTCGCCGGTGGCGAAGTGCGTCTCGCGCAGCTGGCTGTGCCAGATGCGCTTGTAGAGGCGCACCGTCACCTCCTGGCCCTTCACCGCCTTGTCGTCCACGCCCACCGCGAGGATGTCCGGCGTCAGCGTGAACGGCTTGTCCGAGTAGCGCGGCAGCTTCATGCCCAGCACGAACGGCGGCAGCGCGCGCACCTCCTGCGCCGTCGAGACAGGCTGGTTGTCCGCGCCGGTGACGGTGGCCTCGAAGCGGTAGACGCGCGCCGAGCCGTCCAGATCCAACGCCGGGTTGACGCTCATCTCGTCCGCGCCGTTGTCGTCCAGCGTCGCGTTGCGCGTCATC
This Archangium lipolyticum DNA region includes the following protein-coding sequences:
- a CDS encoding AAA family ATPase, which gives rise to MKLTKLKVHRYRNVAPGTELVFSPSFNLVLGENGTGRTMLLDLLSRALSSDFSELIHEEFSLEYSLAFPGMELRLRVRNEPLSAYPRRLMEEEPGEGSALMPLHIPKEETRLEPFMELVLQLDAPSSVLVMRADASGVVWEVDGQPAYAQSMGWSLLDRTVWIVLFMTAQRLEPEVKDRLKELLRRTFLLAPARFDEALGMFERIGKLQYGMAVRGDEVFPLGLMSLPTWLPGLLRERVEREAVAGAVDIRPEDVERGFLARFVTLAGFATGRFRVELVEKRNYEDGGRLEFGRFGFTFTGRDGTEVPQKRLGFGHKRLLSFLYYLDVNEDFVIADELANGLHPRLVEACLRGLGARQVFLTSQNPLPFDNVPLGSAGEVRASLIHCGTTLLEGREWKAWANPTVEAATKLFGAYQRGDTPLGALLRAHGLW
- the pbpC gene encoding penicillin-binding protein 1C, which codes for MRSRWTRGRVVAALVLVVLGAGVWFASSLQDGLLTYEPSRLVLDRRGAYLGEVPGAGGELGYWPVPYVLPERIVQATLVTEDRHFYEHPGVYLPSVGRALLQNARNLRVISGASTLAMQVARMQTPGGRHLWRKAREAVEALLLVREHGHEKVLRQYLAIAPYGNRVHGVVRAARLYFDKPVEDLSWAQAAFLAGLPQLPGRMNPYAEDGLRRALKRSHRILRALHARGAFSHEELEQALRADLGLVPRPQRMPEALHAVLEWSELARARSQPISTATLDLEIQSKVARILQRNLDRLDGAGAGNTAALVLDTETGDILAYVGSRDFFSEEHRGAIDFVKQRRSPGSTLKPFIYGLALEKGIVTAATELADTPMDMRTESGRSYLPENVNHTYLGPMLLRETLGNSRNIPALRVLEQVGVEPTLRFLAKADVGGISYEPDHYGLGLAVGNLHVTLEELAKLYLVLAHEGETRSPRRFIDEPVVPPRRLMTRESAQLVRHILSDPLARRPTFPSGSALDYPYAVAVKTGTSQGYRDAWAVAFSDRLLVAVWVGNHDWRRMNGLGGLLGAAGAVHEILDAVMPGWRPYRPVLDTFPPPSGSLAIDVCPLSGRLAGQDCPHRKSEWFVPGTAPTESCPFHARVRLDRRNGMRAGPTCPEREVVTRVMLALPEEYEQWARRQHLDIAPLRESPLCPGRPEELEPRVAIREPRGTVRLLYDPDTPASASTLRLAADVTPSTEPIVWLVDGVPVATVTYPHEFRWSLRPGQHVITAAMVHRPQVSQPITVVVED
- a CDS encoding M4 family metallopeptidase; this translates as MRNRFSKTFCAVWLGASLAACGSMQEGEAPVGSGDDSDIQSALARIKGAQVLGTEDGVPYALRGEFGQATQVPGALRAGTELDVRASLSLVAPVFRLNENDLVLRRTSVDASGHRHLRFQQTKNGLKVVGGELVLHVDAAGKVYAANGSARDGAKVSAEAKVAPEAALKVAAEGSSARFAAAQGEAKLVYLRSEGSQEPRLAYEVRVKGEREGMPADDLVYVDAQRGGILLVNPLIHSALNRKVYSANNGSSTPGTLKRSEGQAAIGDNHVDTNYDRLGDTYNCYKTLFGRDSFDNAGATLISTVHYGSNYVNAYWDGTQMVYGDGDGVDSVELGLDLDVTVHELTHAVTDSESDLIYSGESGGLNESMSDIFAGVCESWTRNWAVDADVFKIGEDIWTPGTAGDALRYMDDPAKDGVSLDSYADYAGQDVHYSSGISNLVFSLLSKGGTHPRGKSSNVVPAIGPEKAGHIFYKANTDLFTASTTFEQAKTYTVQAAEALYGAGSAEAAAVNEAWKAVGVPPPPPVVDPLANNVPVSNLSGSSGNKKYYALEVPAGQPSLSFEISGGTGDADLYVRYGSVPSSSTYDCRPYKSGNAEVCTFTNPQAGTWYVMLNAYSAYSGVTLKGAYSTGGGGGTGTPVTETASGSVARRELDNFGPYSVLAGSTFKVTMTGSGNPDLYVRFGAAPTTSKYDCRPAASGASETCTVTVPEGQSSAYIMVRGASAGTYNLTINYTKP
- a CDS encoding thioesterase II family protein, producing MRVPPVYRRWVTCPEPRPQASLRLFCFHFAGGDASIFRLWTTQLPSFIEVCPIELPGRASRRSEAPITHFTELIEKLAGMMRPFLNQMPAAFFGHSFGGNIAFELTRLLRRAGEPMPLRLFLAASPALFIRGELPPPVSHLPDAEFLARIGTRYRLPREVLASEDFQQEVLPALRADMSVAESYQYTSEPPLEVPISAFGAEGDPEVSPAEAQAWCRETNVGFRLRMLPSNDHFFVSTERRRLHQGIIEDLQGLAG